From Planococcus halocryophilus, the proteins below share one genomic window:
- a CDS encoding PucR family transcriptional regulator: MQSSVESVLSYEILKNARLLTAKNSVADRTVQWISVMEMPVENFVRQNEIILTTAIGCHNDVEKFKGFVQDIIDSNASALMVATGRHVFDIPVEVIELAEQQKFVIIELPWEVRFSAIIEEVMKNINDKQYKDREKSEKVQQELLKLILGDTDLNNISKYIQRQIDHQLLITDRNGFIQTENGHTQEFIEKWKNAVIQGDFPICKEINILNHDPMLQKFRMAKLDDRIILQIPVLQISEDPQGYVFVVLPNELQVVSYLTPFRVAVLEHAATTISLWLSRKNAIEETKLNLRSDFVQEVATGDFVSADQAFSRAKLLGYNLDLPYICLVGFPENFKELFEKRKQEIISYVQWTESMIRYIEEEIYFAAQSLKREVMMTYQGNQLLIYLEKPAETDYDNVVNFLDLIERRLKNLLPEVTISWGIGDFNKGFQGLAESYQQANLAVDIGRRKKGKGKRTFYSDTRIDRVLLTLAQNEEMKKVIMTTIEPLVEYDKQRNMDLIGTLKCYNQNHGNVSQAARALNLHRQSLLYRLRKIESLTGHSLIDPDDLFLLDLSIKTWEIGVVENKNG, encoded by the coding sequence ATGCAATCTTCGGTAGAAAGTGTTTTAAGCTATGAAATCTTAAAAAACGCCCGCTTGTTAACAGCAAAAAATTCTGTCGCTGATCGCACGGTTCAGTGGATATCTGTAATGGAAATGCCAGTCGAGAACTTTGTCCGTCAAAATGAAATAATCTTGACGACAGCCATTGGATGCCATAACGATGTCGAGAAGTTTAAAGGATTTGTACAAGATATTATCGACTCCAATGCATCGGCGTTAATGGTTGCCACTGGTCGACATGTGTTTGATATTCCGGTAGAAGTTATTGAGCTAGCAGAACAACAAAAATTCGTTATTATTGAACTGCCGTGGGAAGTGAGATTTTCAGCTATTATCGAAGAAGTAATGAAAAATATTAATGATAAACAATATAAAGACCGTGAGAAGTCAGAGAAAGTGCAACAAGAACTGTTGAAACTAATTCTTGGTGATACGGATTTAAATAATATTTCAAAATACATTCAACGACAAATTGACCACCAGCTGTTGATAACTGATCGAAATGGATTTATTCAAACCGAAAACGGTCATACTCAAGAGTTTATTGAGAAATGGAAAAATGCTGTGATTCAAGGAGATTTTCCAATTTGTAAAGAAATAAATATACTTAATCACGATCCGATGTTACAGAAATTTCGTATGGCAAAATTGGATGATAGAATAATCTTACAGATTCCAGTTTTACAAATTTCTGAAGATCCTCAAGGATATGTGTTTGTCGTCCTACCAAATGAACTACAAGTCGTTTCTTATTTAACGCCTTTTCGTGTAGCTGTCCTAGAACATGCCGCCACAACCATATCGTTATGGCTTTCTAGAAAAAATGCCATTGAAGAAACAAAACTAAACTTGAGAAGTGATTTCGTCCAAGAAGTGGCTACAGGAGACTTTGTTTCTGCAGACCAAGCATTCTCAAGAGCCAAACTATTGGGATATAACCTAGACTTGCCATATATTTGTCTAGTCGGATTTCCTGAAAATTTCAAGGAACTATTTGAAAAACGGAAACAAGAGATTATTTCTTATGTACAATGGACAGAAAGCATGATTCGTTATATCGAAGAAGAAATTTACTTTGCTGCTCAGTCTTTAAAAAGAGAAGTAATGATGACTTATCAAGGAAATCAATTGCTGATTTATCTAGAAAAGCCAGCGGAAACAGATTATGATAATGTCGTTAATTTTTTAGATTTAATCGAACGTCGATTAAAGAATCTTTTGCCGGAAGTCACGATCTCTTGGGGAATTGGAGACTTTAATAAAGGGTTTCAAGGATTAGCTGAAAGTTATCAACAAGCCAATCTGGCAGTAGATATTGGACGGCGAAAAAAAGGCAAGGGGAAACGTACTTTTTACAGCGATACGCGTATAGATCGTGTATTGTTAACTCTTGCACAAAATGAAGAAATGAAAAAAGTGATTATGACAACAATCGAACCACTTGTCGAATATGATAAACAGCGAAATATGGATTTGATTGGCACGTTAAAATGCTATAACCAAAACCACGGAAATGTCAGCCAAGCAGCAAGAGCTTTAAATTTACATCGTCAATCGTTACTTTACCGACTTAGAAAAATCGAATCATTAACGGGACATTCTCTGATTGATCCTGATGATTTATTTTTGTTGGATTTAAGCATTAAAACATGGGAAATTGGCGTTGTAGAAAACAAAAATGGATAA
- a CDS encoding M24 family metallopeptidase, which produces MSVGTAEYQTRIWKTKERMALKGIEVLLITDPANMNYLSGYDGWSFYVHQMLIVINDEDQPIWVGRTMDANAAKITTWLYHDNIISYPDTYVQSETKHPMDFVADILKQIGQDKRRIGVEMENYYFTAKCYEQLKKGLPNATFQDATLLVNWVRIVKSDQEIEYMKKAAVLAELAMNAGIEMINEGVRECDVAAKILYAQVTGTEEFGGDYPAIMPLMPSGEKTSTPHLTWTDTRYKANESVILELAGCYKRYHSPLARTIHIGSPSEELKKLAQVTVEGIEDCLSIIKPGIALEEVCETWTKSIAKYGYTKESRIGYSMGLNYPPDWGEHTASIRKGDRTILQPNMTFHMIPGMWYDKSGFEVSESFRITENGCETFANLPRGLYVKNEALIR; this is translated from the coding sequence ATGTCAGTTGGCACTGCAGAGTATCAAACAAGAATTTGGAAGACAAAAGAACGAATGGCATTGAAAGGAATAGAAGTTTTGCTTATTACAGATCCAGCAAATATGAACTACCTCTCCGGTTACGATGGCTGGTCATTTTATGTCCATCAAATGTTAATCGTTATAAACGACGAAGATCAGCCAATCTGGGTAGGACGCACAATGGATGCGAATGCTGCAAAAATTACCACGTGGCTATATCACGACAATATCATTTCGTATCCTGATACGTATGTTCAGTCGGAGACAAAACACCCGATGGATTTCGTAGCCGATATTTTAAAGCAAATCGGACAAGATAAACGTCGTATAGGAGTCGAAATGGAAAATTATTATTTCACTGCCAAATGTTATGAACAATTGAAAAAAGGATTGCCGAATGCAACTTTTCAAGATGCGACTTTATTAGTGAACTGGGTGCGTATCGTCAAGTCTGATCAAGAAATCGAATATATGAAAAAAGCAGCTGTGCTCGCTGAATTAGCTATGAATGCTGGAATCGAAATGATTAATGAAGGGGTTCGTGAATGTGATGTTGCAGCCAAAATTCTCTATGCACAAGTGACAGGAACAGAAGAGTTTGGTGGAGATTACCCAGCCATTATGCCACTTATGCCATCGGGGGAAAAAACATCAACTCCTCATTTAACATGGACTGATACGCGTTATAAAGCCAACGAATCAGTCATTTTAGAATTGGCTGGTTGTTATAAGCGATATCATTCCCCGTTAGCCCGGACAATCCATATTGGAAGTCCGAGCGAAGAATTAAAAAAACTTGCGCAGGTGACAGTAGAAGGTATTGAGGACTGCCTTTCCATCATCAAACCAGGAATTGCTTTAGAAGAAGTTTGCGAAACTTGGACCAAGTCAATTGCTAAATACGGTTATACAAAAGAGTCGCGAATCGGTTACTCGATGGGACTAAATTATCCACCTGATTGGGGTGAGCATACAGCCAGTATTCGGAAAGGCGATCGGACGATTTTACAACCGAATATGACTTTCCATATGATTCCAGGGATGTGGTATGACAAATCTGGTTTTGAAGTAAGTGAATCTTTTCGGATAACTGAAAATGGTTGCGAAACCTTCGCCAATTTACCTAGAGGACTTTACGTCAAAAACGAAGCATTAATCAGATAG
- a CDS encoding cyclodeaminase, whose translation MMIFTEQKLRQYITLNQDTLSIIEDSFTKLAQQQVVMPPIMRLDIHDYNGEVDVKTAYVKGKAMFAIKVSSGYFDNPKQGLPSGSGFMMLMDTKTGIPQALFLDNGYLTDVRTAAAGAIAANYSSKKTVETVGIIGSGSQARLQLTALTLVRDFKKVLVYSRSAKAAYRFAEEMSSALNITVQVAESAKEVIKKSQLVVTTTPATEPLVKAEWLHSGLHITAMGSDAEHKQELEAEVLSSADKIICDTTAQCMRLGELHHALASGTLNDASNVIELGQLTSQEKKGRDHDDQITVCDLTGTGAQDTAIALYAYREMIKRSKGIEIDCSHQSQKN comes from the coding sequence TTGATGATCTTCACAGAGCAAAAGCTGAGGCAGTATATCACTCTAAATCAGGACACTCTATCGATAATCGAAGACAGCTTCACTAAACTGGCGCAACAACAAGTGGTGATGCCGCCTATTATGCGGCTTGATATTCATGACTACAACGGTGAAGTAGATGTGAAAACGGCATATGTAAAAGGCAAAGCAATGTTTGCCATTAAAGTTTCTTCTGGATATTTTGATAATCCAAAACAAGGCTTACCAAGTGGTAGTGGATTCATGATGCTGATGGATACAAAAACCGGTATCCCACAAGCTCTATTTCTAGATAATGGATACTTAACCGACGTCCGAACTGCAGCAGCAGGTGCCATTGCTGCAAATTATTCATCTAAAAAAACAGTCGAGACAGTTGGCATTATCGGATCCGGCAGTCAAGCCAGGTTGCAGTTGACTGCTTTAACTTTGGTTCGAGATTTTAAAAAAGTACTGGTCTATTCAAGGTCTGCTAAAGCTGCCTATCGATTTGCAGAAGAAATGAGCTCAGCACTCAACATAACAGTTCAAGTTGCAGAAAGTGCTAAAGAAGTGATCAAGAAGAGCCAATTGGTCGTGACGACGACTCCTGCAACTGAGCCGCTAGTAAAAGCAGAATGGTTACATTCCGGTTTGCATATTACGGCGATGGGGTCAGATGCTGAACATAAGCAAGAGCTAGAAGCAGAAGTCTTGTCATCTGCAGATAAAATAATTTGTGATACGACCGCACAATGTATGCGCCTCGGAGAACTGCATCATGCTTTGGCCAGTGGAACGTTAAACGATGCTTCTAATGTAATAGAATTGGGTCAATTAACTTCTCAAGAAAAAAAGGGGAGAGATCATGACGATCAAATTACAGTTTGTGATTTGACTGGTACAGGAGCACAAGATACGGCAATTGCGTTGTACGCTTATCGCGAAATGATCAAGCGAAGTAAAGGTATTGAAATTGATTGTAGTCACCAATCACAAAAAAATTAA
- a CDS encoding cystathionine gamma-synthase family protein: MTQKDIQMGTKAVWAGEKEYLVHGATQVPVVLSVAYTYDDMDEWYDVAIGKKKGHIYGRNTNPTVQAFEDKVKILEGAEAATSFSTGMAAISNTLATFLLPGDRIVSVKDTYGGTNKIFTEFLPRQNIEVALAETGNHESIEAEVAKGCKILYLETPTNPTVKITDIERMAKAGHEVGAIVIIDNTFGTPINQNPLELGVDLVIHSATKFLGGHADALGGVLVGSQELVEQVYHYREINGATMDPMAAYLTLRGMKTLHIRVREQCKNAMALAKYLQTKELVEDVFYPGLETHPNHDIAKKQMKDFGGMLSFAVKGGVDTVRDLLPKLQYAHRAANLGAVETTVGPARTTSHVECTPEERAAMGIPEGLVRVSCGIENIEDIIADFEQAFKHVESAVKI, translated from the coding sequence ATGACACAAAAAGATATTCAGATGGGAACAAAAGCAGTATGGGCAGGAGAAAAAGAATATTTGGTACATGGTGCAACTCAAGTGCCTGTGGTATTGAGCGTAGCTTATACGTATGACGATATGGACGAATGGTACGACGTAGCAATCGGAAAGAAAAAAGGTCATATTTATGGACGCAACACAAACCCAACAGTACAGGCATTTGAAGATAAAGTGAAAATACTAGAAGGTGCAGAAGCAGCAACAAGTTTTTCTACAGGGATGGCTGCCATTAGCAACACACTAGCAACATTTTTACTACCGGGTGATCGCATTGTCTCGGTAAAAGACACATATGGTGGAACCAATAAAATTTTCACTGAATTTCTTCCGCGACAAAATATTGAAGTGGCTTTAGCGGAAACCGGTAACCACGAGTCTATTGAAGCGGAAGTGGCAAAAGGTTGTAAAATCCTTTACTTAGAAACACCAACAAATCCAACAGTCAAAATTACGGATATTGAGCGAATGGCGAAGGCAGGACATGAAGTCGGAGCAATTGTCATTATTGATAACACATTCGGCACACCGATTAATCAAAATCCTCTTGAACTGGGCGTCGACTTGGTCATTCATAGCGCAACAAAGTTTCTCGGGGGGCATGCAGATGCGTTAGGAGGCGTCTTGGTCGGTTCTCAAGAACTCGTTGAGCAAGTTTATCATTACCGTGAAATCAACGGGGCAACGATGGATCCAATGGCAGCTTACTTGACTTTGCGCGGGATGAAGACACTTCATATTCGTGTTCGTGAGCAATGCAAAAATGCAATGGCGCTTGCAAAATACTTACAAACAAAAGAATTGGTCGAAGATGTCTTTTATCCAGGACTTGAAACGCATCCAAACCATGACATTGCGAAAAAACAAATGAAAGATTTTGGCGGCATGCTCAGCTTTGCAGTAAAAGGCGGCGTGGATACTGTACGAGATCTTCTTCCAAAATTGCAATACGCACATCGTGCAGCAAACCTTGGGGCTGTTGAAACAACGGTTGGTCCTGCGCGGACAACAAGTCACGTAGAATGTACGCCAGAAGAACGTGCAGCAATGGGAATTCCTGAAGGCTTGGTTCGAGTGTCTTGCGGAATCGAAAATATTGAAGACATCATTGCTGATTTCGAACAAGCTTTTAAACATGTTGAAAGTGCTGTGAAAATTTAA
- a CDS encoding M20 metallopeptidase family protein has protein sequence MVGHHLSVERANAIADKLIEWRRTFHRFPELSFQEFETSRYIAKRLQKIAGINVEIGLGVETSVVGTLTSGDGPTIAIRADIDALPIDEQSECDYRSQNPGIMHACGHDAHAAILLGAAEILAKQFKEMDIQGTVKFIFQPAEESIDEEGMSGSPYLVQAGVYDGVDAAIALHMCPWLPVGEVQINDGYSMANVDVFQARIIGTGGHGAYPELGTDPTWMLGPVLQALHGIVSRKVPALEAAVISIGQIHAGTASNIIPTEVKIEGTIRSYSSEIRDLLSNEIQKAFSVVDRLDGEYSLEIQRGEPALVNHPSINDIFLKTIYEIYPNLGITKKPFGMGGEDFGYVTQILPGSMFFLGCAVADGVQRDLHTPIFDIDEKCLPIGAAILAQTARNFLIGEMSSTILPNKQVIQKSEV, from the coding sequence ATGGTAGGACATCATCTTAGTGTTGAGCGAGCCAACGCGATAGCAGACAAATTAATCGAATGGCGGCGTACGTTTCATCGGTTTCCTGAACTCAGCTTTCAAGAGTTCGAGACTAGTCGGTATATTGCAAAACGTTTACAGAAAATAGCTGGCATTAATGTAGAAATTGGCTTAGGTGTAGAAACAAGTGTCGTCGGGACATTGACTTCAGGTGATGGACCGACGATCGCCATTCGAGCAGACATTGATGCACTGCCAATAGATGAACAAAGCGAATGTGATTATCGTTCACAAAACCCAGGTATTATGCATGCTTGTGGTCACGATGCGCATGCGGCAATTTTATTGGGGGCGGCAGAAATTTTAGCTAAGCAATTTAAAGAAATGGATATTCAAGGGACTGTAAAATTTATTTTTCAACCAGCAGAAGAAAGCATAGATGAAGAAGGAATGTCTGGATCTCCTTATCTTGTGCAGGCTGGCGTATACGATGGCGTAGACGCAGCGATTGCGCTTCATATGTGCCCATGGTTGCCTGTTGGAGAAGTACAAATCAATGATGGGTATAGCATGGCAAATGTTGATGTTTTTCAAGCAAGAATTATTGGAACTGGCGGACATGGCGCGTATCCGGAACTTGGAACCGATCCGACTTGGATGTTAGGGCCTGTGTTACAAGCATTGCACGGAATTGTTTCTAGAAAAGTTCCTGCATTGGAAGCGGCAGTAATTAGCATCGGTCAAATTCATGCGGGGACAGCAAGCAACATTATTCCAACTGAAGTGAAAATCGAAGGAACAATTCGCAGTTATTCTTCCGAAATTCGTGACTTGTTATCAAACGAAATACAAAAAGCATTTTCAGTTGTAGATCGTTTAGATGGTGAGTATTCGTTAGAGATTCAAAGAGGAGAGCCAGCATTAGTGAATCATCCAAGCATTAATGACATATTTCTTAAAACAATTTACGAAATCTACCCTAATCTCGGCATCACGAAAAAACCATTTGGTATGGGGGGAGAAGATTTTGGATACGTTACGCAAATATTGCCTGGTTCGATGTTCTTTTTAGGATGTGCTGTTGCGGATGGAGTGCAACGAGATCTTCATACGCCAATTTTTGACATTGATGAAAAGTGTCTGCCAATAGGTGCTGCAATTCTAGCGCAAACAGCACGCAATTTTTTAATCGGAGAGATGTCTTCAACTATTCTTCCAAACAAGCAAGTAATACAAAAAAGTGAGGTGTGA
- a CDS encoding homoserine dehydrogenase, translating into MVHKLAFIGFGVVGQGLAEILHHKKEALKRDENFEAQIVAISDFMKGSIYQPNGLDIELVLKTLKETGNLENYPETTGLIKGWDSITTICESNADTIIEVSYTDVKTGQPAINHCKSAFEHGKNVVMTNKGPVALAYKELSEIAEQHGVSWGFEGTVMSGTPALRMPNATLAGNDITEIRGILNGTTNYILTKMENEGVTYEEALKEAQALGYAEADPTSDVEGYDARYKIVILSNYVMKAPLTVEEVSCTGISSITAKDIEEAKIEGKRWKLIATARKDQTGVIASIALEKVDLDDPLASISGATNAITYETDLLGAVTLSGAGAGKVETGFSLLIDLITIARQKQTVKL; encoded by the coding sequence ATGGTTCATAAATTAGCATTTATCGGATTTGGCGTAGTTGGACAAGGTTTAGCTGAAATTCTTCATCATAAAAAAGAAGCATTAAAACGCGACGAAAATTTTGAAGCGCAAATTGTGGCGATATCTGATTTTATGAAAGGTTCTATTTATCAGCCAAACGGACTTGATATCGAGTTGGTTTTAAAAACCTTGAAAGAAACCGGAAACCTAGAAAATTATCCTGAAACGACAGGGTTAATCAAAGGATGGGATAGTATAACGACCATTTGCGAGTCCAATGCGGATACGATTATCGAAGTATCTTATACGGATGTGAAAACTGGTCAACCGGCAATCAATCATTGTAAATCAGCATTTGAACATGGCAAAAACGTAGTTATGACAAACAAAGGACCTGTCGCTTTAGCATATAAAGAGCTCTCAGAAATTGCTGAGCAACATGGTGTGTCTTGGGGATTTGAAGGTACCGTGATGAGTGGGACCCCGGCACTTCGTATGCCTAACGCAACACTTGCAGGGAATGATATTACTGAAATACGAGGGATTTTGAACGGGACGACAAATTATATTTTGACGAAAATGGAGAACGAAGGGGTTACATATGAAGAAGCGTTAAAAGAAGCTCAGGCTTTAGGTTATGCCGAAGCAGATCCGACCAGTGATGTAGAGGGATATGATGCGCGCTATAAAATTGTTATTCTTTCAAACTACGTGATGAAAGCTCCATTGACCGTTGAAGAAGTTTCATGCACAGGAATTTCAAGTATTACAGCTAAAGATATTGAAGAAGCGAAAATAGAAGGGAAACGTTGGAAGCTTATCGCAACAGCACGAAAAGATCAAACAGGAGTCATCGCTTCGATTGCTTTAGAAAAAGTGGATTTAGATGATCCGTTAGCATCGATTAGTGGTGCGACAAATGCTATCACTTATGAGACAGATTTACTGGGGGCGGTAACATTAAGTGGAGCAGGAGCTGGAAAAGTCGAAACAGGCTTTTCATTATTGATTGACTTAATAACGATTGCTCGCCAAAAGCAAACAGTAAAACTATAA
- a CDS encoding aldehyde dehydrogenase family protein has translation MTTHLKGQKMFIAGEWISSEKTIEVRNPQDNTIIDLVPAATVEDMLNCLEEAKKGAGIAAAMPVHQRMKVIHGAADYIEEHHKKFARIIAMESSKTIREATKEVGRAIQTLRISAEEARRITGETIPFDQSPGSESRIGYFYRFPIGVIAAITPFNDPLNLVAHKIGPAIASGNAIVVKPATVTPLSALLLAEAFSFAGLPAKVLSVITGHGSEIGDALVTHPAVRMITFTGGLEAGEKIVSKAGLKKISMELGSNSPVIVLEDADIEDAVESCVSGAFWAAGQNCLGVQRIYVEKSIFKSFQSQFVERTEKYIIGDKQSELTDMGPMISEKEAIRVENLVDEAVEKGAVILTGGERNGAYYLPTVLTDVPKDCKVAQEEIFGPVVLLYPIADLDEAIVLSNSVNYGLQAGIFTKNIDMAHKAIAKLDVGGVLVNDSSDYRIDAMPFGGVKNSGLGREGIKFSIQEMTETKVVCFKLPGQ, from the coding sequence ATGACTACTCATCTTAAAGGTCAAAAAATGTTTATTGCAGGAGAATGGATAAGCAGTGAGAAAACTATTGAAGTTCGTAATCCACAAGATAATACCATCATCGATTTAGTTCCTGCAGCTACGGTTGAGGATATGCTGAATTGTTTAGAAGAAGCAAAAAAAGGTGCAGGCATTGCAGCTGCAATGCCCGTACATCAACGTATGAAAGTAATTCATGGTGCAGCTGATTATATAGAAGAACATCATAAAAAATTTGCACGAATCATTGCAATGGAAAGCAGTAAAACGATCCGTGAAGCAACTAAAGAAGTAGGACGTGCTATTCAAACGCTACGTATAAGTGCAGAAGAAGCAAGACGAATCACCGGAGAAACCATTCCTTTCGATCAATCGCCAGGAAGTGAAAGTCGAATCGGTTATTTTTACCGTTTTCCAATTGGCGTTATCGCAGCAATCACACCGTTCAATGATCCGCTCAATTTAGTAGCACATAAAATTGGCCCAGCGATTGCTTCGGGAAATGCCATAGTGGTCAAGCCCGCGACCGTGACGCCTCTTAGTGCACTGCTCTTGGCGGAAGCTTTTTCGTTTGCTGGATTGCCAGCTAAGGTCTTGTCTGTCATTACAGGCCATGGCAGCGAAATTGGAGATGCACTTGTCACCCATCCGGCAGTCCGGATGATTACCTTCACAGGTGGCCTTGAAGCGGGTGAAAAAATAGTAAGCAAAGCGGGATTGAAGAAAATTAGTATGGAACTGGGTTCGAATTCACCGGTCATTGTGTTGGAAGATGCAGATATAGAGGATGCAGTGGAATCTTGCGTTTCAGGAGCTTTCTGGGCGGCTGGACAAAATTGCTTAGGTGTTCAACGAATTTATGTTGAAAAAAGCATCTTCAAATCCTTCCAAAGCCAATTCGTAGAGCGGACAGAAAAGTACATTATCGGTGATAAACAATCAGAACTTACGGACATGGGGCCAATGATTTCTGAAAAAGAAGCGATTCGTGTCGAGAACCTAGTCGACGAAGCAGTTGAAAAAGGAGCAGTCATTTTAACTGGTGGAGAACGTAACGGAGCCTATTACTTACCAACTGTGCTCACTGATGTGCCAAAAGATTGTAAAGTGGCTCAAGAAGAAATTTTTGGTCCGGTTGTTTTGCTTTATCCCATAGCTGATCTAGATGAAGCAATTGTATTATCAAATAGCGTCAACTATGGCTTGCAGGCTGGAATTTTCACCAAAAACATTGATATGGCTCATAAAGCGATTGCCAAGTTGGATGTCGGCGGAGTACTGGTTAATGACAGCAGCGATTACCGTATTGATGCCATGCCATTTGGTGGAGTTAAGAACTCTGGGTTAGGTCGTGAAGGCATTAAATTTTCGATACAAGAAATGACAGAAACAAAAGTTGTTTGTTTTAAACTGCCTGGCCAATAA
- a CDS encoding BCCT family transporter, producing MTKKNLERASFNNPVFKISATIVTLFALWGMLSPQSMTTIAAAVANYIGNSFGWFYMMSVAFFVAFCLFLAFSKYGKIKLGQENEKPEFSFFAWISMLFAAGFGAGIVFWGVAEPMTHFANPPTGNIEPQSAEAARVAMNYSFFNWGLHQWSVFTLVGLALAYFQFRKKSKLLISETLDGVSKKKMNKTLKRSINILAVVATVTGVATSLGMGVLQINAGLSHVFSLPNTGGMQIGIIGLMFVLFTLSAITGVNKGIKILSNLNMVLVVGFMLFFLFNGPTVFILETFVLGIGDYLTNFVGMSFQMTPYSGETWVKDWTVFYWAWVITWSPFVGSFVARISRGRTIRQFVSGVMIVPPLIAFVWMSIFGGTGIYMDLFQNTALSTAVSENVATAIFVFLEQFPLYGLLSALMLVLIMIFLVTSADSTVYVLGIMTSDGNENPSNAVKGIWAVLIAVITGVLIVSSGLQGLQSVALIAALPFTVIMLFISVSLMKSLSQEKFEVVIEEHEVKLNPVQASTKSSSKEGERQKNPKNSSVEI from the coding sequence ATGACAAAGAAAAACTTGGAACGTGCTTCTTTTAACAATCCCGTCTTTAAAATATCGGCTACCATTGTCACTTTGTTTGCTTTGTGGGGGATGTTATCTCCCCAAAGTATGACGACAATTGCAGCTGCTGTCGCAAACTATATCGGCAATTCATTTGGTTGGTTCTATATGATGTCCGTCGCGTTTTTCGTGGCATTTTGTCTATTTCTTGCTTTTAGCAAATATGGAAAGATTAAGCTTGGACAAGAAAATGAGAAACCGGAATTTTCATTTTTTGCATGGATCAGCATGTTATTCGCCGCTGGATTTGGCGCAGGGATTGTTTTTTGGGGTGTTGCAGAACCGATGACTCACTTTGCGAATCCTCCTACTGGAAATATTGAACCTCAATCTGCTGAAGCAGCTCGAGTTGCCATGAATTACTCTTTCTTTAATTGGGGATTGCATCAATGGTCGGTTTTCACTCTTGTTGGTTTAGCTCTTGCTTATTTTCAATTCCGAAAAAAAAGCAAATTGCTAATCAGTGAGACACTTGATGGAGTTTCTAAGAAAAAAATGAACAAAACCTTAAAAAGGTCGATCAATATTTTAGCAGTTGTAGCGACAGTGACAGGAGTTGCAACATCTTTAGGTATGGGTGTACTGCAAATAAATGCCGGACTTAGTCATGTTTTTTCTTTGCCCAATACGGGTGGAATGCAGATTGGCATTATCGGCCTCATGTTTGTGTTATTTACCTTATCTGCCATTACTGGTGTTAATAAAGGGATTAAAATATTAAGTAATCTCAATATGGTTTTAGTTGTCGGATTTATGCTGTTCTTTTTGTTTAATGGACCTACTGTTTTCATCCTTGAAACGTTTGTCCTTGGAATTGGAGATTACTTAACGAACTTTGTTGGAATGAGCTTTCAAATGACTCCATATTCAGGAGAAACGTGGGTCAAAGATTGGACAGTGTTTTATTGGGCATGGGTTATTACCTGGTCTCCATTTGTCGGATCGTTTGTTGCACGCATATCAAGAGGAAGAACCATTCGTCAATTTGTGTCAGGCGTAATGATTGTTCCTCCTTTAATCGCCTTTGTATGGATGTCTATTTTTGGAGGAACGGGAATCTACATGGACTTGTTCCAAAACACAGCACTTTCAACAGCCGTTTCTGAAAACGTTGCGACCGCCATTTTTGTTTTCTTAGAACAATTCCCGCTTTATGGTTTGTTATCTGCATTAATGTTAGTGCTTATTATGATTTTCTTAGTTACATCTGCCGATTCTACGGTTTACGTACTCGGAATTATGACTTCTGATGGCAATGAAAATCCATCGAATGCAGTTAAAGGAATCTGGGCTGTCCTAATCGCAGTTATTACGGGAGTACTGATTGTCAGCAGTGGATTGCAGGGGCTTCAATCAGTAGCATTAATAGCGGCCTTGCCGTTTACGGTCATTATGTTATTCATTAGTGTATCGTTAATGAAATCTTTGTCTCAAGAAAAATTTGAAGTGGTTATTGAAGAACATGAAGTAAAATTGAATCCGGTTCAGGCTTCGACAAAGTCTTCATCAAAAGAAGGAGAGCGACAAAAAAATCCTAAAAATAGTTCCGTCGAAATTTGA